The following proteins are co-located in the Leuconostoc mesenteroides subsp. mesenteroides ATCC 8293 genome:
- a CDS encoding metal-sensitive transcriptional regulator, with amino-acid sequence MNTIAYQYENIQNRLKRSAGQINGIVNMIDEERPCEEVVIQLSAVRASLDKAIKLVIAENIRNCSEAETGSEQYQKALELLVRVK; translated from the coding sequence ATGAATACAATAGCATATCAGTATGAAAATATACAAAATAGGTTAAAGAGATCAGCAGGCCAAATAAATGGAATTGTCAATATGATTGATGAAGAGCGTCCTTGTGAAGAGGTCGTCATACAGTTATCTGCTGTCAGAGCAAGTCTTGATAAGGCAATAAAGTTAGTTATTGCTGAAAATATTAGAAATTGTTCAGAAGCAGAAACAGGATCTGAGCAATATCAAAAGGCACTTGAACTGTTAGTTAGAGTTAAATAG